One genomic segment of Drosophila melanogaster chromosome 3R includes these proteins:
- the CG14694 gene encoding uncharacterized protein — protein sequence MESWLKISCLLCIFGFLRELRPSEPYHAEILMGEWYHVTQDEVNRSVYPVGTYSYLALLIFVFLITDLLRYKPVIIANATTGICIWGTLIWTTTLSGLQAVEVFYGFYQAGEVAYYSYIYAKVDKQYYPRVTSHTRAAMFVGKLVAGILAQMVIGMRWMNYKQLFYITVTSQVAALLWAFFLPKVEKSLYFHNRSEAIEGGTKSDGGNLEKGSEQPSNEEASQEKKIPALQLLWSHFRSAYTNPLVIQWSLWYAISLAGFLQITTYMQVVWKSFENEPTIAWNGAVDVALTLLSAVFALLAGYFHAGRLNTRSSLLSMALLSVLEGGCVLLSCWTDDIYLSYLGYVLYGGLFAFTITVASSELASSLEEDSFALVFGFNTFVGLLLQCILTFVVVSEKANLNLNVFQQFSVYAFYFIVIGIVYSIAVILQYIWSISKKPKAIQEAN from the exons ATGGAGTCGTGGCTGAAGATATCGTGCCTGCTATGCATATTCGGGTTTCTCCGGGAACTTCGACCCTCGGAGCCATACCACGCGGAAATCCTGATGGGCGAGTGGTATCACGTCACCCAGGACGAGGTCAACCGATCCGTTTACCCGGTGGGCACATACTCCTACCTGGCGCTCCTAATCTTCGTCTTCCTCATTACGGACCTGCTCAG ATACAAGCCCGTGATCATCGCCAATGCCACTACAGGCATCTGCATCTGGGGCACACTGATTTGGACGACCACTTTGAGCGGCCTGCAGGCGGTGGAGGTTTTCTATGGCTTCTACCAGGCGGGCGAGGTGGCCTACTACTCGTACATCTACGCCAAGGTGGACAAACAGTACTATCCCAGGGTGACCTCGCACACCAGGGCAGCCATGTTCGTGGGCAAGCTAGTTGCGGGAATCCTGGCTCAGATGGTCATTGGAATGAGGTGGATGAACTACAAGCAACTGTTTTACATCACCGTCACCT CTCAAGTTGCTGCGCTGCTCTGGGCATTCTTTTTGCCAAAGGTGGAGAAGAGTTTGTACTTTCACAATCGAAGCGAGGCCATAGAAGGTGGAACCAAATCGGATGGTGGTAACCTGGAGAAGGGTTCAGAGCAACCCAGTAACGAGGAAGCGAGCCAAGAAAAGAAGATACCAGCGTTGCAGCTCCTTTGGTCCCACTTCCGTAGTGCCTACACTAATCCCTTGGTGATACAATGGAGCTTGTGGTATGCCATCAGTTTGGCTGGATTTCTGCAAATCACCACCTATATGCAGGTGGTATGGAAGTCCTTCGAGAACGAACCAACA ATAGCCTGGAATGGAGCTGTGGACGTGGCCCTGACGCTTCTAAGCGCTGTGTTCGCCCTTCTCGCCGGTTATTTCCATGCTGGACGTCTGAACACCAGGAGCAGCCTGCTCTCGATGGCTCTGCTGTCGGTCCTGGAAGGAGGTTGTGTTTTGCTTTCCTGCTGGACCGATGATATATATCTGTCCTATCTTGGCTATGTGCTGTATGGAGGCCTGTTTGCCTTCACCATAACAGTGGCCAG CTCGGAGTTGGCCAGCAGCTTGGAGGAGGATAGCTTCGCTCTGGTGTTTGGTTTCAACACGTTCGTGGGACTCCTCCTGCAGTGCATCCTCACATTTGTCGTCGTCTCGGAAAAGGCCAATCTGAATTTGAATGTTTTTCAACAGTTTTCCGTCTACGCATTCTATTTTATAGTTATTGGAATAGTCTATTCTATTGCTGTTATATTGCAATATATATGGTCAATTTCGAAGAAACCAAAAGCAATTCAGGAGGCGAATTAA
- the CG4565 gene encoding uncharacterized protein: MDESETAPNDDYEHPDGLDYILESVLMPSDGSKEFKFLADEYNSVLLNPCHCKGACENSEVCAHGGQYEFTEDGSELILRNSANPVIECNDMCKCCRNTCSNRLVYSGPRKHLEIFDSPVYGSKGLRTTAKITKGGYICEYAGELLTVPEARSRLHDNEKLGLMNYILVLNEYTSDKKQQVTIVDPSRRGNIGRYLNHSCEPNCHIAAVRIDCPIPKIGIFAARDIAAKEELCFHYGGEGQYKKMTGGKTCLCGASKCTGFMPNTEIEE, translated from the exons atgGACGAATCTGAAACAGCTCCGAATGACGACTATGAGCACCCAGATGGACTCGATTACATATTGGAATCTGTGTTGATGCCCAGCGATGGAAGTAAAGAATTCAAATTCTTGGCGGACGAGTACAATTCTGTTCTTTTGAACCCCTGTCACTGCAAAGGAGCCTGCGAAAACAGCGAAGTCTGTGCACATGGAGGCCAATATGAGTTCACAGAAGATGGCAGCGAATTAATTCTTCGGAATTCCGCAAATCCTGTCATTGAGTGCAATGACATGTGCAAATGCTGTAGAAACACGTGCTCCAATCGGCTTGTGTACTCAGGCCCGAGGAAACATTTGGAAATATTCGATTCGCCCGTGTACGGATCCAAAGGACTACGGACTACAGCGAAAATTACAAAAGGAGGATACATTTGCGAATATGCCGGAGAACTTTTAACGGTTCCCGAGGCAAGAAGCCGCTTGCATGATAATGAAAAACTAGGCCTGATGAACTATATCCTGGTGCTTAATGAATACACTAGCGACAAGAAGCAACAGGTGACCATCGTTGATCCATCAAGACGTGGAAACATCGGACGCTACCTGAACCACAGCTGCGAACCGAACTGTCATATAGCAGCTGTACGAATAGACTGTCCCATACCAAAAATAG GTATTTTCGCAGCAAGGGATATTGCGGCCAAGGAGGAGTTATGCTTTCATTATGGCGGAGAAGGGCAGTATAAAAAGATGACAGGTGGAAAGACTTGCCTCTGTGGTGCTTCAAAATGCACGGGTTTCATGCCAAATACTGAAAtagaagaataa
- the CG42394 gene encoding uncharacterized protein, isoform D: protein MCKCLVGNVACCCCSCAISVLVSIISGLLVVGIVVGLAVYFLVYYEPEDEVTKFTNKLAESVQSGYGKIKDVISKLN, encoded by the exons ATGTGCAAGTGTCTGGTCGGAAACGTTGCCTGCTG ctgctgcagttgtgCAATTAGTGTGCTTGTTTCAATCATCAGTGGATTGCTGGTGGTCGGCATTGTGGTCGGATTGGCCGTCTACTTTCTTGTCTACTACGAACCGGAGGATGAGGTTACCAAGTTCACCAATAAATTAGCCGAAAGTGTACAGTCGGGATATGGCAAAATTAAGGATGTcataagcaaattaaattga
- the SelR gene encoding selenoprotein R, isoform E yields the protein MFALSARHALRRTRIFAIPRFFADSRQDSDNPDKRYSGPAATMDNKSEKVTVNKEELRKRLTPVQYQVTQEAGTERPFTGCYNKHYEKGVYQCIVCHQDLFSSETKYDSGCGWPAFNDVLDKGKVTLHRDASIPGGNILLLIAHPERIRTEVRCARCNAHMGHVFEDGPKPTRKRYCINSASIEFVNADPATSSPPVATPTAAPIAQQ from the exons ATGTTTGCACTTTCTGCTCGCCACGCACTGCGGCGCACTCGAATATTCGCCATTCCACGCTTTTTCGCAG ATTCACGCCAAGACAGCGACAATCCGGACAAAAGGTATTCCGGACCAGCAGCGACTATGGATAACAAGAGCGAGAAGGTTACGGTGAACAAGGAGGAGCTGCGCAAGCGCCTGACCCCGGTGCAGTATCAGGTTACCCAGGAGGCGGGCACCGAGCGACCCTTCACAG GTTGCTACAACAAACACTACGAGAAGGGCGTGTACCAGTGCATCGTGTGCCACCAGGATCTGTTCAGCTCGGAGACCAAGTACGACTCGGGATGCGGATGGCCGGCCTTCAACGATGTCCTAGACAAGGGCAAGGTCACGCTGCACCGCGATGCCAGCATACCAG GGGGCAATATTTTACTACTAATCGCACATCCAGAACGTATACGCACTGAGGTCCGCTGCGCCCGCTGCAACGCCCACATGGGTCACGTCTTCGAGGATGGTCCGAAGCCGACCCGCAAGCGCTACTGCATCAATTCCGCCTCCATTGAGTTCGTGAACGCGGATCCCGCCACCTCGTCCCCGCccgtggccacgcccaccgcggCGCCCATTGCCCAGCAGTGA
- the CG4511 gene encoding uncharacterized protein, isoform B — MANILENQLFTAAKTIEQQLDQQLDRLDNLDSDDLKVLREQRLREMKDLNNKKQEWLRNGHGTYTELADEKEFFEMSKKSPNIVCHFYRDSTERCKIVDMHLKILAAKHVEAKFCKVNAEKTPFLTQRLRIKVIPTIALVKDSKTKDFIVGFTDLGNCDDFATEMLEWRIAHSGAIDYKGDLMQPPDVKRKPFINRPQKTIRGGYDSDDSDIDLDD, encoded by the exons ATGGCCAACATCCTGGAGAACCAACTGTTCACGGCCGCCAAGACCATCGAGCAGCAGCTGGACCAGCAGCTCGACCGCCTGGACAACCTCGATTCGGATGACCTAAAGGTCCTGCGGGAGCAGCGGCTCCGCGAAATGAAGGACCTGAACAACAAGAAGCAGGAGTGGCTCAGAAAC GGTCATGGCACCTACACCGAGCTGGCCGACGAAAAAGAGTTCTTCGAGATGTCGAAAAAGTCGCCCAACATTGTTTGCCACTTTTACCGCGACAGCACCGAGCGCTGCAAGATCGTGGACATGCACCTGAAGATCCTCGCGGCCAAGCACGTGGAGGCCAAGTTTTGCAAGGTGAATGCCGAAAAGACTCCATTCCTCACCCAGCGACTGCGCATCAAGGTGATACCCACCATCGCCCTGGTGAAGGACAGCAAGACCAAGGACTTCATTGTCGGATTCACCGATCTGGGCAACTGCGACGACTTCGCCACCGAAATGCTGGAGTGGCGCATCGCCCACTCGGGGGCCATTGACTACAAGGGCGATCTGATGCAGCCACCAGATGTGAAACGCAAACCATTCATCAACCGCCCACAGAAGACAATACGTGGAGGCTACGACTCGGATGACTCCGATATAGATCTGGATGACTAA
- the SelR gene encoding selenoprotein R, isoform H, with product MDNKSEKVTVNKEELRKRLTPVQYQVTQEAGTERPFTGCYNKHYEKGVYQCIVCHQDLFSSETKYDSGCGWPAFNDVLDKGKVTLHRDASIPGMVRTEVRCSRCSAHMGHVFDDGPPPKHRRFCINSASIDFVKSATPSKADPSTASSKK from the exons ATGGATAACAAGAGCGAGAAGGTTACGGTGAACAAGGAGGAGCTGCGCAAGCGCCTGACCCCGGTGCAGTATCAGGTTACCCAGGAGGCGGGCACCGAGCGACCCTTCACAG GTTGCTACAACAAACACTACGAGAAGGGCGTGTACCAGTGCATCGTGTGCCACCAGGATCTGTTCAGCTCGGAGACCAAGTACGACTCGGGATGCGGATGGCCGGCCTTCAACGATGTCCTAGACAAGGGCAAGGTCACGCTGCACCGCGATGCCAGCATACCAG GCATGGTGCGCACCGAGGTGCGCTGCTCCCGATGCTCCGCCCATATGGGCCACGTCTTCGATGATGGACCGCCGCCCAAGCATCGACGCTTCTGCATCAATTCCGCGTCCATCGATTTCGTGAAGAGTGCGACGCCATCGAAGGCGGATCCATCGACGGCCTCGTCCAAGAAATAA
- the CG4570 gene encoding uncharacterized protein, giving the protein MVLAPEVRSIVKALKGSNSCEEIAQILECDVESVISCIRECELLEGKTATLRLPQKLKTAAPVAVAQEEEKKRDVGRPKVLENRQIVEQMLSDNPHYTSIDVQRELARHGIEVSRRTLQRRISEIRSKGIRQPRGSPQPKEPSTFGLSEGAKKRRLAWATAHQDWTVRDWRNIFNMDDLKFVDESTPPKEIFLDSLMGPEGSVCNDLNLLEQLMAIIQPRIQNQAPKNVSEFRAVLYDVWHSDQDMVDKIEMLYESMTWRVSAVLRNGGDQTEFC; this is encoded by the coding sequence ATGGTTCTCGCTCCCGAAGTTCGAAGTATTGTGAAGGCGCTGAAGGGCTCGAACAGCTGTGAGGAGATAGCCCAGATCCTGGAGTGCGACGTGGAGAGCGTGATAAGCTGCATTCGTGAGTGTGAGCTGCTCGAGGGGAAGACTGCCACGCTGAGGTTGCcgcaaaaactgaaaacagcGGCGCCCGTGGCGGTTGCGCAGGAGGAGGAAAAGAAGCGCGATGTTGGCAGACCCAAGGTCCTGGAGAACCGGCAAATTGTCGAGCAAATGCTGAGCGACAATCCGCACTACACCTCCATCGATGTGCAGCGGGAGTTGGCCCGACACGGCATAGAGGTCAGCCGCAGGACCTTGCAGCGCAGGATCAGCGAGATTCGCTCCAAAGGCATACGGCAACCGAGAGGATCGCCACAGCCGAAGGAGCCCAGCACTTTCGGCCTCAGTGAGGGGGCGAAAAAAAGGAGGTTGGCCTGGGCCACCGCCCATCAGGATTGGACCGTGCGCGACTGGCGCAACATCTTCAACATGGACGATCTTAAATTCGTCGACGAATCAACGCCGCCAAAGGAGATCTTCCTTGACTCGCTGATGGGACCGGAGGGCAGTGTCTGCAATGACCTCAATCTCCTCGAGCAATTGATGGCCATCATCCAGCCGAGGATTCAGAATCAGGCGCCCAAAAATGTCAGCGAGTTTCGAGCCGTCTTGTACGACGTCTGGCACAGCGACCAGGACATGGTGGACAAAATTGAGATGCTCTACGAGTCGATGACGTGGCGGGTCTCAGCGGTCCTCCGCAACGGCGGGGATCAGACCGAGTTCTGCTAG
- the SelR gene encoding selenoprotein R, isoform I, producing the protein MDNKSEKVTVNKEELRKRLTPVQYQVTQEAGTERPFTGCYNKHYEKGVYQCIVCHQDLFSSETKYDSGCGWPAFNDVLDKGKVTLHRDASIPERIRTEVRCARCNAHMGHVFEDGPKPTRKRYCINSASIEFVNADPATSSPPVATPTAAPIAQQ; encoded by the exons ATGGATAACAAGAGCGAGAAGGTTACGGTGAACAAGGAGGAGCTGCGCAAGCGCCTGACCCCGGTGCAGTATCAGGTTACCCAGGAGGCGGGCACCGAGCGACCCTTCACAG GTTGCTACAACAAACACTACGAGAAGGGCGTGTACCAGTGCATCGTGTGCCACCAGGATCTGTTCAGCTCGGAGACCAAGTACGACTCGGGATGCGGATGGCCGGCCTTCAACGATGTCCTAGACAAGGGCAAGGTCACGCTGCACCGCGATGCCAGCATACCAG AACGTATACGCACTGAGGTCCGCTGCGCCCGCTGCAACGCCCACATGGGTCACGTCTTCGAGGATGGTCCGAAGCCGACCCGCAAGCGCTACTGCATCAATTCCGCCTCCATTGAGTTCGTGAACGCGGATCCCGCCACCTCGTCCCCGCccgtggccacgcccaccgcggCGCCCATTGCCCAGCAGTGA
- the SelR gene encoding selenoprotein R, isoform C, with protein MFALSARHALRRTRIFAIPRFFADSRQDSDNPDKRYSGPAATMDNKSEKVTVNKEELRKRLTPVQYQVTQEAGTERPFTGCYNKHYEKGVYQCIVCHQDLFSSETKYDSGCGWPAFNDVLDKGKVTLHRDASIPERIRTEVRCARCNAHMGHVFEDGPKPTRKRYCINSASIEFVNADPATSSPPVATPTAAPIAQQ; from the exons ATGTTTGCACTTTCTGCTCGCCACGCACTGCGGCGCACTCGAATATTCGCCATTCCACGCTTTTTCGCAG ATTCACGCCAAGACAGCGACAATCCGGACAAAAGGTATTCCGGACCAGCAGCGACTATGGATAACAAGAGCGAGAAGGTTACGGTGAACAAGGAGGAGCTGCGCAAGCGCCTGACCCCGGTGCAGTATCAGGTTACCCAGGAGGCGGGCACCGAGCGACCCTTCACAG GTTGCTACAACAAACACTACGAGAAGGGCGTGTACCAGTGCATCGTGTGCCACCAGGATCTGTTCAGCTCGGAGACCAAGTACGACTCGGGATGCGGATGGCCGGCCTTCAACGATGTCCTAGACAAGGGCAAGGTCACGCTGCACCGCGATGCCAGCATACCAG AACGTATACGCACTGAGGTCCGCTGCGCCCGCTGCAACGCCCACATGGGTCACGTCTTCGAGGATGGTCCGAAGCCGACCCGCAAGCGCTACTGCATCAATTCCGCCTCCATTGAGTTCGTGAACGCGGATCCCGCCACCTCGTCCCCGCccgtggccacgcccaccgcggCGCCCATTGCCCAGCAGTGA
- the SelR gene encoding selenoprotein R, isoform B, translating to MDNKSEKVTVNKEELRKRLTPVQYQVTQEAGTERPFTGCYNKHYEKGVYQCIVCHQDLFSSETKYDSGCGWPAFNDVLDKGKVTLHRDASIPGGNILLLIAHPERIRTEVRCARCNAHMGHVFEDGPKPTRKRYCINSASIEFVNADPATSSPPVATPTAAPIAQQ from the exons ATGGATAACAAGAGCGAGAAGGTTACGGTGAACAAGGAGGAGCTGCGCAAGCGCCTGACCCCGGTGCAGTATCAGGTTACCCAGGAGGCGGGCACCGAGCGACCCTTCACAG GTTGCTACAACAAACACTACGAGAAGGGCGTGTACCAGTGCATCGTGTGCCACCAGGATCTGTTCAGCTCGGAGACCAAGTACGACTCGGGATGCGGATGGCCGGCCTTCAACGATGTCCTAGACAAGGGCAAGGTCACGCTGCACCGCGATGCCAGCATACCAG GGGGCAATATTTTACTACTAATCGCACATCCAGAACGTATACGCACTGAGGTCCGCTGCGCCCGCTGCAACGCCCACATGGGTCACGTCTTCGAGGATGGTCCGAAGCCGACCCGCAAGCGCTACTGCATCAATTCCGCCTCCATTGAGTTCGTGAACGCGGATCCCGCCACCTCGTCCCCGCccgtggccacgcccaccgcggCGCCCATTGCCCAGCAGTGA
- the CG6567 gene encoding uncharacterized protein has protein sequence MKPALTTVNATGKHTASVIFFHGSGDTGPNVLEWVRFLIGRNLEYPHIKIIYPTAPKQKYTPLDGELSNVWFDRKSVNIAASESKKSMSQCYDAVNQLIDEEVASGIPLNRIVVGGFSMGGALALHTGYHLRRSLAGVFAHSSFLNRGSVVYDSLANGKDESFPELRMYHGERDTLVPKDWGLETFENLTKLGVKGTFHPLRNTLHELKTASITDLQQWIYEKLPPLENQVQNKL, from the coding sequence ATGAAGCCAGCCTTGACAACGGTCAATGCCACTGGCAAACACACAGCCTCCGTGATATTCTTCCACGGATCCGGCGACACCGGCCCCAATGTTCTGGAATGGGTGCGCTTCCTTATCGGCCGGAATCTGGAGTACCCGCACATAAAGATAATATATCCCACGGCTCCCAAACAGAAGTACACCCCGCTGGACGGGGAACTATCCAACGTGTGGTTTGACCGCAAGTCCGTGAACATTGCCGCATCGGAAAGCAAGAAGAGCATGTCCCAGTGTTATGATGCGGTCAATCAGCTGATCGACGAGGAGGTGGCCAGCGGCATACCGCTGAACAGGATCGTTGTGGGCGGATTCTCGATGGGCGGAGCCTTGGCTCTGCACACGGGCTACCATTTGAGACGCAGCTTGGCCGGCGTATTCGCACATTCCTCGTTCCTGAACCGCGGCTCCGTTGTCTATGATTCCCTGGCCAACGGCAAAGACGAATCTTTTCCCGAGCTGCGAATGTATCACGGGGAACGCGATACTCTGGTACCTAAGGACTGGGGTCTGGAAACCTTCGAGAACCTAACGAAACTGGGTGTCAAGGGCACATTTCATCCATTGAGGAACACACTGCACGAACTGAAAACTGCCTCCATCACGGATCTGCAGCAATGGATTTATGAAAAACTACCTCCGCTGGAAAACCAAGTACAGAACAAACTCTGA
- the CG6574 gene encoding uncharacterized protein yields MKEWLKISCLLCVFGCIREIRPSEPYVTEYLLGPWRNITEQQLTHDVYPVGTYSYLVQLVFVFLITDFLRYKPLIITIGAAGVIIWSMLIWTTSLLSLQILEFFFGTYMAAEVAYYTYIYAKVDKKYYARVTSHTRAAMFAGKLVSGITSQLMLNLELMNYKELNYITLGTQIIAMLWAFGLPRVDRSLYFHREQLSITEPQTQLPGVGNLAEMDQQQENTQKQPGALSLLWLHFRNAYTNPRVVQWSLWYAIGLAGYLQVTYYVQVLWKVIEPEPVIAWNGAVDAVLTALAALSALAAGYLHTGRLRPRASLLILGILSAVEGGCVLICCWTQDIYWSYAGFVLFGALYGFTITVASAEVARNLEEESFGLVFGVNTFVALIFQSLLTIIFVTDTGFELDPVGQYTAYAFYFIGVGVLYLISVLIEYLMCRNNDVEKLENSLD; encoded by the exons ATGAAGGAGTGGCTGAAGATCTCCTGCCTCCTCTGTGTCTTTGGCTGCATCCGCGAGATCCGTCCGTCGGAGCCCTACGTCACGGAGTACCTGCTGGGTCCCTGGCGGAATATCACGGAGCAGCAG CTAACGCACGATGTTTACCCAGTGGGAACCTATTCCTACCTGGTGCAGTTGGTCTTTGTATTTCTCATAACAGATTTTCTCAG ATACAAGCCGCTGATCATCACAATTGGAGCTGCGGGTGTGATAATATGGAGCATGCTCATCTGGACCACCAGCTTGCTGTCGCTTCAGATCCTGGAGTTCTTCTTCGGCACTTACATGGCCGCAGAGGTGGCCTACTATACGTACATCTATGCCAAAGTGGACAAGAAATACTATGCCAGAGTGACCTCCCACACCCGAGCAGCCATGTTTGCAGGCAAACTGGTTTCCGGCATCACTTCCCAACTTATGCTCAATCTGGAGCTGATGAACTACAAGGAGCTTAACTATATAACGCTGGGCA CTCAGATTATAGCCATGCTTTGGGCCTTTGGCCTGCCCCGCGTGGATAGGAGTCTTTACTTTCATCGGGAGCAGTTGTCCATTACGGAGCCGCAGACTCAGCTACCCGGGGTGGGAAACCTGGCTGAGATGGATCAGCAGCAGGAGAATACTCAGAAGCAGCCAGGAGCACTGAGCCTTCTTTGGCTACATTTTCGGAATGCATACACCAATCCGCGAGTCGTTCAGTGGAGTCTGTGGTACGCCATTGGACTGGCTGGTTACCTGCAGGTCACTTACTACGTTCAGGTTCTGTGGAAAGTGATCGAACCGGAGCCTGTTATTGCGTGGAACGGCGCCGTTGATGCTGTCCTGACAGCTCTGGCTGCTCTAAGTGCTTTGGCCGCTGGTTATCTGCACACCGGAAGGCTCAGACCGCGAGCATCTCTTCTGATCCTGGGCATTCTGTCCGCCGTGGAGGGCGGATGTGTGCTGATCTGTTGCTGGACACAGGACATCTACTGGTCGTATGCGGGCTTTGTGCTCTTCGGCGCCCTCTACGGCTTTACCATCACGGTGGCGAG TGCTGAAGTGGCCAGAAATCTGGAGGAGGAAAGCTTCGGCCTTGTCTTTGGTGTGAACACCTTTGTGGCCCTCATTTTCCAGTCACTGTTAACCATAATCTTTGTCACGGACACTGGTTTTGAGCTCGATCCCGTTGGCCAGTACACGGCGTATGCATTCTATTTTATTGGCGTCGGCGTCTTGTATCTGATATCCGTGCTGATTGAGTACTTAATGTGCCGCAACAACGACGTcgaaaagctggaaaattcACTGGATTGA
- the SelR gene encoding selenoprotein R, isoform J codes for MFALSARHALRRTRIFAIPRFFADSRQDSDNPDKRYSGPAATMDNKSEKVTVNKEELRKRLTPVQYQVTQEAGTERPFTGCYNKHYEKGVYQCIVCHQDLFSSETKYDSGCGWPAFNDVLDKGKVTLHRDASIPGMVRTEVRCSRCSAHMGHVFDDGPPPKHRRFCINSASIDFVKSATPSKADPSTASSKK; via the exons ATGTTTGCACTTTCTGCTCGCCACGCACTGCGGCGCACTCGAATATTCGCCATTCCACGCTTTTTCGCAG ATTCACGCCAAGACAGCGACAATCCGGACAAAAGGTATTCCGGACCAGCAGCGACTATGGATAACAAGAGCGAGAAGGTTACGGTGAACAAGGAGGAGCTGCGCAAGCGCCTGACCCCGGTGCAGTATCAGGTTACCCAGGAGGCGGGCACCGAGCGACCCTTCACAG GTTGCTACAACAAACACTACGAGAAGGGCGTGTACCAGTGCATCGTGTGCCACCAGGATCTGTTCAGCTCGGAGACCAAGTACGACTCGGGATGCGGATGGCCGGCCTTCAACGATGTCCTAGACAAGGGCAAGGTCACGCTGCACCGCGATGCCAGCATACCAG GCATGGTGCGCACCGAGGTGCGCTGCTCCCGATGCTCCGCCCATATGGGCCACGTCTTCGATGATGGACCGCCGCCCAAGCATCGACGCTTCTGCATCAATTCCGCGTCCATCGATTTCGTGAAGAGTGCGACGCCATCGAAGGCGGATCCATCGACGGCCTCGTCCAAGAAATAA
- the SelR gene encoding selenoprotein R, isoform G, which yields MDNKSEKVTVNKEELRKRLTPVQYQVTQEAGTERPFTGCYNKHYEKGVYQCIVCHQDLFSSETKYDSGCGWPAFNDVLDKGKVTLHRDASIPVVISKTLGMVRTEVRCSRCSAHMGHVFDDGPPPKHRRFCINSASIDFVKSATPSKADPSTASSKK from the exons ATGGATAACAAGAGCGAGAAGGTTACGGTGAACAAGGAGGAGCTGCGCAAGCGCCTGACCCCGGTGCAGTATCAGGTTACCCAGGAGGCGGGCACCGAGCGACCCTTCACAG GTTGCTACAACAAACACTACGAGAAGGGCGTGTACCAGTGCATCGTGTGCCACCAGGATCTGTTCAGCTCGGAGACCAAGTACGACTCGGGATGCGGATGGCCGGCCTTCAACGATGTCCTAGACAAGGGCAAGGTCACGCTGCACCGCGATGCCAGCATACCAG TAGTCATTTCGAAAACGCTAGGCATGGTGCGCACCGAGGTGCGCTGCTCCCGATGCTCCGCCCATATGGGCCACGTCTTCGATGATGGACCGCCGCCCAAGCATCGACGCTTCTGCATCAATTCCGCGTCCATCGATTTCGTGAAGAGTGCGACGCCATCGAAGGCGGATCCATCGACGGCCTCGTCCAAGAAATAA